A genomic stretch from Octopus bimaculoides isolate UCB-OBI-ISO-001 chromosome 15, ASM119413v2, whole genome shotgun sequence includes:
- the LOC128249524 gene encoding uncharacterized protein LOC128249524 produces MTMNLFSVCLTLLLCHACDSQPKPETESPMTSLKQLTYTPDTPHLTTTFNYSLQTPQQTSVSTNNTETNTSLFQEESGNLSLVLSTTEAVGNITEIPQQDALNDNDQVMYVNNLTETASQKVVGKSNKNDTEVKCSGYLPDESNAHQFQVFAFERWVIQKCHYGLIWNQDLCQCDWAPGHQFFSPTEEGGCDLTLNITFDESIIRDYAKNAFISVEQKVEIRPANRNEQEDSLSGYFDPGLLRILFFAGNSYSNHLKIEFYFKRIELATNSTEMVILSNACYDSENNTSESTLSLTLFPKINVIGFTINEHYEEGQVNLEAEIWHQVNITITKGNVVINMDGQEVLKSHMFPEYIRNSQCPLTIGGDPTKQQFFYGYIDDILLWRQCSPN; encoded by the exons ATGACAATGAATCTGTTTTCTGTGTGTTTAACTCTGCTGCTGTGTCATGCCTGCGACAGTCAACCGAAACCAGAAACCGAAAGTCCGATGACATCACTGAAACAACTGACAT ATACGCCAGACACCCCACATTTAACTACCACATTTAACTACTCCCTGCAAACACCACAACAAACTTCTGTATCAACAAATAATACCGAAACAAACACTTCCTTATTTCAAGAAGAATCTGGAAACTTAAGCTTAGTGTTATCTACGACAGAGGCGGTgggaaatataactgaaattcCTCAACAAGATGCACTGAATGATAACGATCAAGTGATGTATGTAAACAATTTGACTGAGACAGCATCGCAAAAAGTTGTCGGAAAATCAAATAAGAATGATACAGAAGTAAAGTGCAGTGGATATCTTCCGGATGAATCTAATGCTCACCAATTCCAAGTGTTTGCTTTTGAGAGATGGGTCATTCAAAAATGTCATTACGGTTTAATCTGGAACCAAGATCTTTGCCAGTGTGATTGGGCACCAGGACATCAGTTTTTTTCTCCAACTGAAG AAGGAGGCTGCGATCTCACCTTAAACATTACATTCGATGAAAGCATCATTCGTGACTACGCAAAAAATGCTTTTATAAGTGTTGAGCAAAAAGTAGAAATACGCCCAGCCAACAGGAACGAACAAGAGGATAGTCTTAGTGGCTATTTCGATCCAGGATTATTACGAATTCTTTTCTTCGCTGGGAACTCATACAGTAATCATCTGAAAATTGAATTCTATTTTAAACGAATAGAATTAGCAACAAACTCCACTGAAATGGTGATACTCTCTAACGCCTGTTATGATAGTGAAAATAACACCTCTGAATCTACATTAAGTCTTACTCTGTTTCCAAAAATTAATGTAATAGGATTCACCATAAACGAACACTACGAAGAAGGCCAAGTTAATTTG GAAGCTGAAATCTGGCACCAAGTTAACATTACAATAACAAAAGGCAACGTTGTAATAAATATGGACGGACAGGAAGTTCTAAAATCACACATGTTTCCAG